In the Helianthus annuus cultivar XRQ/B chromosome 11, HanXRQr2.0-SUNRISE, whole genome shotgun sequence genome, one interval contains:
- the LOC110903839 gene encoding polyamine oxidase 1: MESRNRCSVIIIGAGISGIAAARVLAKNGVEDILILEASECIGGRMKKHSFGGVVVELGAGWIAGVGGEKPNPVWNLAVESGLRTCYSDYSNARFNIYDRSGNIYPSGVASDAYKKGVDSAIRKLREDEPHNATTPETPIEKAIDFILHDFEMAEVEPISTYVDFGESEFLVADERGYEYLLYKVTEDFLLMSDGKILDDRLKLNTVVRGINQSTDGVTVTTEGGCVYEANYVILSVSIGVLQSQLISFNPRLPRWKIEAIEKCDIMVYTKIFLKFPYKFWPCGPGKEFFIYAHEQRGYYTFWQHMENAYPGSNMLVVTLTNEESKRVESQSDQETMKEAMGVLRDIFGPDIPEALDILVPRWYNNPYQRGSYSNYPIYADSQMVENMKAPVGRIFFTGEHTSEKFNGYVHGGYLAGLDTGESLLEKMKAEKDRETKNKTILQPLLAIPLPKTEVVGSLQKCDMHRRHFHDDCNRGLTEVTL; the protein is encoded by the exons ATGGAATCACGTAACCGCTGTTCCGTTATCATCATCGGAGCAGGAATCTCCG GCATAGCCGCAGCTCGGGTGTTAGCGAAGAACGGAGTGGAGGACATTTTGATCCTAGAAGCGTCCGAGTGCATCGGCGGACGGATGAAGAAACACAGCTTTGGAGGCGTTGTGGTGGAGCTGGGTGCTGGTTGGATAGCAGGTGTTGGAGGTGAGAAACCGAATCCGGTTTGGAATCTGGCTGTTGAATCCGGTTTGCGTACCTGTTATTCGGATTATAGCAATGCTCGCTTCAATATTTACGATCGGAG TGGTAACATATATCCGAGTGGGGTAGCCTCTGACGCGTATAAGAAAGGAGTTGACTCAGCGATTCGAAAGTTACGTGAGGACGAACCCCATAATGCCAC aacaCCAGAAACGCCTATTGAGAAAGCAATTGATTTTATTCTACATGATTTCGAAATGGCTG AGGTGGAGCCgatatcaacttatgttgatttTGGAGAGAGTGAGTTTTTGGTGGCGGATGAACGAGGTTACGAGTATTTACTGTACAAAGTGACGGAGGATTTCTTGTTGATGTCCGATGGAAAAATTTTAGATGATCGTCTCAAACTAAACACG GTTGTTAGAGGGATAAATCAGTCGACTGACGGAGTTACGGTGACAACCGAGGGTGGTTGCGTTTACGAAGCCAACTacgttatattgtcggttagtaTTGGTGTCCTTCAAAGCCAACTCATCTCTTTCAACCCTCGCTTACCG AGGTGGAAAATTGAAGCCATTGAGAAATGTGATATTATGGTGTACACAAAAATCTTCCTCAAGTTTCCATATAAGTTTTGGCCTTGTGGCCCTGGAAAAGAGTTCTTCATTTATGCCCATGAACAAAGAGGCTACTACACATTTTGGCAG CACATGGAGAACGCATATCCGGGGTCCAATATGCTTGTTGTGACATTGACAAATGAAGAATCTAAGCGCGTTGAATCTCAATCGGACCAAGAAACCATGAAAGAAGCAATGGGAGTGCTTAGGGACATTTTTGGGCCCGACATTCCAGAAGCCCTAGACATACTTGTGCCACGCTGGTATAACAATCCATACCAGCGTGGTAGTTATAGTAACTACCCGATCTATGCTGATTCTCAAATGGTTGAAAACATGAAG GCTCCCGTAGGACGGATATTTTTCACCGGAGAGCATACAAGTGAAAAGTTTAATGGTTATGTCCATGGTGGGTACTTGGCAG GCCTAGACACCGGAGAATCTTTGTTGGAAAAGATGAAAGCCGAGAAAGATCGCGAAACCAAAAACAAAACTATTCTACAGCCGTTGCTCGCGATACCATTACCGAAAACAGAAGTAGTGGGTAGTCTCCAAAAATGTGATATGCATAGACGGCATTTCCATGATGATTGCAATAGGGGGCTAACCGAAGTCACCCTATGA